One genomic segment of Vibrio penaeicida includes these proteins:
- a CDS encoding alpha-amylase family protein has translation MQKITKMTIAALASLAVPQFASAEAILHAFNWKYSDVTAKAEQIAQAGYKKVLISPAMKSRGDQWWARYQPLDFRVIDSPIGNKQDLQAMIDALNRHQVAVYADVVMNHMANESLKIDGLNYPGSDVLQDYASRAAYYQNQTLFGDISDNQYSSSDFHPAGCITDWNNPGHVQYWRLCGGNGDTGLPDLTPNHWVVNQQRQYLQALKNMGIKGFRVDAVKHMSPLHINQIFTPEITADMHIFGEVITDGGRGNAGYDGFLAPYLNDTNHSAYDFPLFASIRRAFSFNGSMNLLHDPLAYGQALEGTRAITFTVTHDIPNNDGFRHQIMDPKDEELAYAYVLGRDGGTPLIYSDELPDHEDRDNGRWANVWNDNTMKNMLRFHNVMQGQPMTMLHSDACSLLFKRGKVGVVGINKCGESRNVTVDTYQHEFNWYMPYTDTLSGAQTTVDSRYHTFELPARSARMYKL, from the coding sequence ATGCAAAAAATAACGAAAATGACCATCGCGGCTTTGGCTAGCCTCGCCGTACCTCAATTCGCTTCCGCAGAAGCTATTCTCCATGCGTTTAACTGGAAATACTCCGATGTAACCGCAAAGGCAGAACAAATTGCACAAGCGGGTTATAAGAAGGTTTTAATCTCTCCGGCTATGAAATCGCGTGGAGATCAGTGGTGGGCTCGCTACCAACCTCTTGATTTTCGAGTAATTGACTCACCTATTGGAAACAAACAAGACCTTCAAGCAATGATTGACGCTCTTAACCGTCATCAGGTGGCGGTTTACGCCGATGTTGTTATGAACCACATGGCGAACGAGTCATTAAAGATCGATGGGCTGAACTATCCCGGTAGTGACGTTTTGCAAGACTATGCATCACGAGCCGCCTACTATCAAAACCAAACCTTGTTTGGCGATATAAGCGATAACCAGTACTCCTCCTCCGACTTTCACCCAGCTGGGTGTATCACCGATTGGAATAACCCAGGTCACGTTCAGTACTGGCGATTGTGTGGTGGGAATGGTGACACAGGCTTACCCGATTTGACACCTAATCACTGGGTTGTGAATCAACAGCGCCAGTACTTACAAGCTTTGAAAAATATGGGGATCAAAGGCTTTAGGGTTGATGCCGTTAAGCACATGAGCCCACTCCACATAAACCAAATATTCACCCCTGAAATTACGGCAGATATGCACATTTTCGGCGAAGTCATAACCGATGGCGGCAGAGGAAATGCGGGTTACGATGGCTTTTTAGCACCCTACCTGAACGATACCAATCACTCGGCATATGATTTCCCCCTATTTGCTTCGATACGCAGAGCGTTTTCGTTTAACGGCAGCATGAACTTGCTGCACGATCCGCTCGCATATGGACAAGCGTTGGAAGGGACACGAGCCATCACCTTTACCGTTACTCACGATATTCCGAACAACGACGGATTTCGCCATCAAATAATGGATCCGAAGGATGAAGAACTCGCGTATGCCTACGTATTAGGAAGAGACGGTGGAACACCACTTATCTACAGTGATGAATTACCTGACCATGAGGACAGAGACAATGGTCGTTGGGCGAACGTGTGGAACGATAACACCATGAAGAACATGCTGCGTTTTCATAACGTAATGCAAGGACAACCAATGACCATGCTGCATAGCGATGCGTGCTCGTTACTGTTTAAACGTGGAAAAGTGGGTGTGGTTGGCATTAATAAATGTGGCGAGTCTCGTAATGTGACTGTCGATACATACCAGCATGAATTTAATTGGTACATGCCCTATACCGATACGTTATCGGGTGCTCAAACGACGGTAGATTCCCGTTACCACACATTTGAGCTGCCTGCTCGCAGTGCGAGAATGTATAAGCTTTAG
- the nirB gene encoding nitrite reductase large subunit NirB, which yields MSKLKLVVIGNGMVGHRYIEDLVDKTDVSELDITVFCEEPRVAYDRVHLSSYFSHHTADELSLVKEGFYEKHGINMLIGERAINVNREKQMVYSSTGREIQYDKLVLATGSFPFVPPIKGNESKDCFVYRTIEDLKEIEACAKKSKSGVVIGGGLLGLEAAGALKALGVETHVVEFAPVLMAEQLDLQGGLQLRNKIERMGVRVHTSKNTQEIAPEGVDARNVMRFADDTELETDFIVFSAGIRPQDKLARQMGLGVAPRGGIEINDHCQTTDQNIYAIGECASWNQTFYGLVAPGYKMATVAVDHLLGNESQFEGADMSAKLKLLGVKVGSIGDANGRTPGSKSYVYQNEEDEVYKRITVSEDGKKLLGAVLVGDTSDYGDLLQLKLNEIDLPEHPDTLILPAHAGAEKPSLGADSLPETAVICSCFDVTKGKIATAVAEGHHTLADIKAVTGAGTGCGGCIPLVTSVLNAELAKSGIEVKSDICEHFAYSRQELFHLIRIEEIKTYDELLEKHGKGYGCEVCKPAVGSILASCWGEHILKPQLVKLHDTNDNFLGNIQKDGTYSVIPRMAGGEVTPKALAALAQVGEEYNLYTKVTGAQRIGLFGAQKDDLPEIWRKLINAGFETGQAYAKALRMAKTCVGSTWCRYGVQDSVGLGSRIENRYKGIRTPHKMKFGVSGCTRECAEAQGKDLGIIATDVGWNMYVCGNGGMKPRHADLLAMDLDEETLIRYIDRFMMFYIRTSAPLQRTSVWLDNLEGGVDYLREVIVDDKLGLNDQLEADIAKLVSEFRCEWTDTINDENQLKRFSHFINSDKRDDNVLFVPEREQHRPATFTEKHPDAKGDILHVELEG from the coding sequence ATGAGCAAGTTGAAGCTAGTCGTAATAGGGAATGGCATGGTCGGCCATCGCTATATCGAAGATTTAGTCGACAAAACGGACGTGTCTGAATTAGACATTACTGTGTTTTGTGAAGAACCCCGCGTCGCTTACGACCGAGTCCACTTATCGTCTTATTTCTCTCACCATACTGCGGACGAGCTTTCGCTGGTTAAAGAAGGCTTCTACGAAAAACACGGCATTAACATGCTGATCGGTGAGCGAGCTATCAACGTTAACCGTGAAAAACAAATGGTGTATTCAAGTACCGGTCGCGAAATCCAATACGACAAGTTGGTTCTTGCTACTGGTTCTTTTCCGTTTGTTCCACCGATTAAAGGTAACGAAAGTAAAGATTGCTTTGTTTACCGCACCATTGAAGATCTAAAAGAAATCGAAGCTTGTGCTAAGAAAAGCAAAAGTGGTGTGGTCATCGGTGGGGGTTTACTTGGCTTAGAAGCGGCAGGCGCACTAAAAGCTCTAGGCGTTGAAACCCATGTTGTGGAATTTGCCCCTGTTCTAATGGCGGAGCAACTTGATTTACAAGGCGGATTGCAACTGCGTAACAAAATCGAACGGATGGGCGTTCGAGTGCATACCAGTAAAAATACCCAAGAAATTGCACCAGAAGGCGTCGATGCTCGCAACGTAATGCGTTTTGCCGACGACACTGAATTAGAAACCGATTTTATTGTGTTCTCTGCAGGTATCCGACCGCAAGACAAACTTGCCCGTCAAATGGGATTAGGCGTAGCGCCTCGTGGTGGTATTGAAATTAATGACCACTGCCAAACAACCGACCAAAACATTTACGCAATAGGCGAATGTGCTTCTTGGAATCAGACTTTCTACGGTTTAGTGGCTCCGGGTTACAAAATGGCGACGGTCGCTGTCGATCACTTGTTGGGTAACGAAAGCCAGTTTGAAGGTGCCGATATGAGCGCCAAGCTTAAACTGCTGGGTGTGAAAGTGGGCTCTATTGGCGATGCCAACGGTCGCACTCCGGGTTCAAAAAGCTACGTTTACCAAAACGAAGAAGACGAAGTATACAAGCGCATTACCGTTTCAGAAGACGGCAAAAAGCTGCTAGGTGCTGTGCTCGTTGGCGACACGTCTGACTACGGCGATTTACTTCAGCTGAAACTGAATGAAATTGACTTACCTGAACACCCAGATACATTAATTCTTCCTGCTCATGCAGGGGCAGAAAAACCTTCTTTAGGCGCGGACTCATTGCCTGAAACGGCGGTTATCTGTTCTTGTTTCGATGTGACCAAAGGCAAAATTGCCACAGCAGTTGCAGAAGGGCATCACACTCTGGCAGACATCAAAGCCGTTACGGGCGCTGGAACAGGGTGTGGGGGGTGTATTCCGCTGGTTACTTCCGTTCTAAACGCGGAACTGGCGAAATCTGGCATTGAAGTGAAAAGTGATATTTGTGAACACTTTGCTTATTCACGGCAAGAACTCTTCCACTTGATTCGCATTGAAGAAATTAAAACGTACGACGAATTACTAGAAAAACACGGCAAAGGGTACGGCTGTGAAGTGTGTAAACCTGCTGTAGGTTCTATCTTGGCATCATGCTGGGGCGAACACATTCTTAAACCGCAATTGGTCAAACTGCACGATACCAACGATAACTTCCTTGGAAACATCCAAAAGGACGGTACTTACTCGGTTATTCCTAGAATGGCGGGCGGTGAAGTCACACCAAAAGCATTAGCGGCGCTGGCTCAGGTAGGCGAAGAATACAACTTATACACCAAAGTGACGGGTGCACAGCGTATCGGTTTATTTGGTGCACAAAAAGACGATCTTCCAGAGATCTGGCGCAAGCTGATTAACGCCGGTTTTGAAACAGGTCAGGCGTATGCGAAAGCACTCCGCATGGCAAAAACGTGTGTGGGCTCGACATGGTGTCGCTATGGTGTACAGGATTCTGTTGGTTTAGGTTCGCGCATCGAAAATCGCTATAAAGGCATTCGTACTCCACACAAAATGAAGTTTGGTGTGTCAGGGTGTACCCGCGAATGTGCAGAAGCACAAGGGAAAGACTTGGGTATCATCGCGACTGATGTCGGTTGGAACATGTATGTGTGTGGTAATGGCGGTATGAAGCCAAGACACGCAGACCTACTCGCCATGGACTTAGATGAAGAGACGCTGATCCGTTACATCGACCGATTCATGATGTTCTACATTCGAACGTCTGCGCCGCTTCAGCGCACCTCTGTGTGGTTAGACAATCTAGAAGGTGGTGTGGATTACCTAAGAGAAGTCATTGTCGATGACAAGCTAGGTCTTAACGACCAGTTAGAAGCAGACATTGCCAAGTTGGTTTCGGAATTCCGTTGCGAATGGACGGATACGATTAATGACGAAAACCAACTTAAGCGTTTCTCTCATTTCATTAACTCCGATAAGCGAGATGACAACGTATTGTTTGTCCCAGAGCGTGAGCAACATCGCCCTGCAACGTTCACTGAAAAACATCCAGATGCGAAAGGCGACATCTTGCATGTGGAACTGGAGGGGTAA
- the nirD gene encoding nitrite reductase small subunit NirD: MTKGKAQMFEQICDINDIVPGTGVCALVSGQQVAVFRPTEEEAVFAISNTDPFAQSNVLSRGLIGEHKGELWVASPLKKQHFNLATGVCMEDERFNVKSYQARVNSGIVEISA; encoded by the coding sequence ATGACGAAAGGTAAAGCTCAAATGTTTGAACAAATTTGCGATATCAACGACATTGTACCCGGCACAGGCGTTTGTGCGTTAGTGAGCGGGCAGCAAGTGGCGGTTTTTCGCCCTACAGAAGAAGAGGCAGTATTTGCCATCAGCAATACCGACCCTTTCGCTCAATCCAATGTGTTGTCACGTGGTTTGATAGGGGAGCATAAAGGGGAATTATGGGTAGCAAGCCCTCTCAAGAAGCAACACTTCAACCTTGCGACAGGTGTTTGTATGGAAGATGAGCGTTTTAACGTGAAATCTTATCAAGCGCGAGTTAATAGTGGCATTGTTGAAATTTCCGCTTAA
- a CDS encoding formate/nitrite transporter family protein, with amino-acid sequence MSYVKPAEFVQTMIDAGESKVFMSTRDTLIRGIMAGAVLAIAVAVAITAAVQTGIPIVGALVFPVGFCILNLMGFDLLTGVFALAPLALFEKRPGVTKAGILRNWLLVGLGNLIGALSVAFLVALTFTMNFSMDPGAVGQAFIKASTSRTLGFAEHGMDGWITVFVKGILCNWMVSLGVVGAMVSKSVSGKVLAMWFPIFIFFGLVFEHAVVNMYLFPLGMMLGAEFTIADWLVWNQIPVTLGNLVGGLLITGMSLYVTHAKTLPARNAK; translated from the coding sequence ATGTCTTACGTAAAACCTGCTGAATTCGTTCAAACTATGATTGATGCTGGCGAAAGCAAAGTGTTCATGTCTACGCGTGATACGCTTATTCGCGGGATCATGGCTGGCGCTGTATTAGCGATTGCCGTTGCCGTTGCAATTACCGCTGCTGTACAAACGGGGATTCCAATTGTTGGTGCGTTAGTGTTTCCCGTCGGTTTTTGTATCTTAAACTTAATGGGTTTTGATTTGTTGACGGGCGTATTTGCTTTGGCACCGTTAGCATTATTCGAGAAACGTCCAGGTGTAACTAAAGCTGGCATACTGCGTAACTGGTTGCTTGTCGGTTTAGGTAACCTAATTGGCGCTTTGTCTGTTGCTTTCCTTGTCGCGCTTACCTTCACAATGAACTTCAGCATGGACCCAGGAGCAGTGGGGCAAGCGTTTATCAAAGCATCGACCTCTCGTACTCTTGGCTTTGCAGAACATGGCATGGATGGCTGGATCACCGTTTTTGTTAAAGGCATTCTGTGTAACTGGATGGTATCGCTAGGCGTTGTTGGGGCGATGGTTTCTAAATCCGTGAGCGGTAAAGTTCTGGCAATGTGGTTCCCAATTTTCATTTTCTTTGGCCTAGTATTCGAACACGCTGTAGTAAATATGTACCTATTCCCACTTGGCATGATGCTTGGTGCAGAGTTCACTATTGCGGATTGGTTAGTATGGAACCAAATTCCAGTGACCTTAGGTAACTTAGTCGGTGGTCTTCTTATCACAGGTATGAGCCTTTACGTGACTCACGCAAAAACACTTCCAGCTCGCAACGCTAAATAA
- the cobA gene encoding uroporphyrinogen-III C-methyltransferase: MSSSPIAIAEKTVIAEKTAELSDKKRVSAENGFVSLVGAGPGDPDLLTMKGYRVIQQAEVVVYDRLVSKEILALANENAEMIYVGKKLDYHCVPQDQINQILVDKANEGKRVVRLKGGDSFIFGRGGEELETLAENNVSFEVVPGITAAAGATSYAGIPLTHRDYAQSVQFITGHIQKNGQEVQWDSLTQSNNTLVFYMGLKQSGNIANNLITHGLSEDTSCAIIQKGTTRDQKVWVCSLKELPSVAKQAESPSLIVVGEVTQLHQKLKWR; this comes from the coding sequence ATGTCTTCTTCTCCAATTGCTATTGCTGAAAAAACGGTTATCGCTGAAAAAACAGCTGAGTTGTCTGATAAAAAACGTGTTTCTGCAGAAAACGGATTTGTTTCGTTGGTTGGCGCAGGTCCCGGCGATCCAGATTTACTCACAATGAAGGGGTATCGCGTTATTCAGCAAGCGGAAGTGGTTGTATATGATCGTTTGGTATCAAAAGAGATATTAGCGTTAGCAAATGAAAATGCAGAAATGATTTACGTAGGCAAAAAGCTGGATTACCACTGCGTGCCTCAGGATCAAATCAACCAAATCCTAGTGGATAAAGCGAATGAAGGAAAACGCGTGGTTCGCTTAAAAGGTGGCGACTCGTTCATTTTTGGTCGCGGTGGAGAAGAGCTAGAAACACTGGCAGAAAATAATGTTTCTTTTGAAGTAGTTCCAGGCATTACTGCCGCTGCAGGCGCAACCAGTTACGCGGGCATACCACTCACTCATCGAGACTACGCTCAGAGCGTTCAGTTTATTACGGGGCATATTCAAAAAAACGGTCAGGAAGTTCAGTGGGATTCACTCACCCAATCCAACAATACGTTGGTATTTTATATGGGCTTAAAGCAAAGCGGCAATATCGCGAACAATCTGATCACTCATGGGCTTTCAGAAGATACGTCGTGCGCTATCATTCAAAAAGGCACTACGAGAGATCAAAAAGTGTGGGTATGTTCATTAAAAGAACTCCCTAGCGTAGCAAAGCAAGCGGAAAGCCCATCGTTGATTGTTGTTGGGGAAGTCACCCAACTTCACCAAAAGCTAAAGTGGCGCTAA
- a CDS encoding aminotransferase class IV family protein, with translation MTKHIITEQTLMNEQSVPSSEITRLAFSGFAHFTALQVRNRMVKALDLHLNRLHKASIELFGKTVPDRLIRSYVRTAIENGPADQSLTITVYSVEGEFTTDSMDALPKVFIRTGSPSNGPNGPLRLATVSYERPLAEIKHVGEIAKTYYLHQATRRGFDDAIFINKYGHLSEGTIWNLVFWDGETVIWPQADMLKGTMMQMIQRQLELLKIPQRSETITLERLQQLDGAAVMNSWTSGIAVSMIETKRFSQSEALISLLQKAYNAEPSETC, from the coding sequence ATGACAAAACACATTATCACTGAACAAACTCTAATGAACGAGCAATCAGTACCAAGTTCTGAAATAACAAGGTTGGCATTTTCTGGCTTTGCACATTTTACGGCACTTCAAGTCCGTAACAGAATGGTTAAAGCACTGGACTTGCATTTGAATCGATTGCATAAGGCTTCAATCGAACTTTTTGGTAAAACAGTACCAGATAGGCTTATACGATCTTACGTTCGAACGGCGATAGAGAATGGACCTGCGGATCAATCACTCACCATCACGGTGTATTCAGTGGAAGGAGAATTTACAACAGACAGTATGGATGCTCTACCTAAGGTGTTCATTCGTACGGGTTCACCTTCAAACGGTCCCAATGGTCCACTCCGATTGGCAACGGTGAGCTATGAAAGACCGCTCGCTGAAATTAAACATGTGGGAGAAATAGCAAAAACGTATTATTTGCACCAAGCGACACGGCGTGGTTTTGATGATGCCATTTTTATAAACAAGTATGGGCATTTGAGTGAAGGGACCATTTGGAATCTCGTTTTTTGGGATGGTGAAACCGTTATTTGGCCACAAGCCGACATGTTAAAAGGGACGATGATGCAGATGATTCAAAGGCAACTCGAACTGCTTAAAATTCCACAACGTAGCGAAACGATAACGCTTGAACGCTTACAGCAGCTCGATGGTGCCGCAGTGATGAACTCTTGGACTTCAGGTATCGCGGTTTCCATGATTGAAACCAAAAGGTTCAGTCAATCAGAAGCACTCATTTCACTTCTACAAAAAGCGTATAACGCTGAGCCCAGTGAAACGTGTTAG
- a CDS encoding MerR family transcriptional regulator — MKIGELSKQTGVSIRMLRYYEEHGLLKPHRTHAGYRDFDSKEIRTIERIKLLSSAGMNLNTILQFLPCIRGDEPVFEPCDELRLLLREQIRISDKKAAELAESQKILKSFLHQIENSSF, encoded by the coding sequence GTGAAGATTGGTGAATTATCCAAGCAAACAGGAGTAAGTATTCGGATGCTGCGTTATTACGAAGAACATGGATTGCTTAAACCTCATCGCACTCATGCTGGGTATCGTGACTTTGACTCGAAAGAAATCCGCACAATTGAAAGGATCAAACTTCTAAGCAGTGCCGGTATGAATTTGAATACCATTCTGCAATTTTTACCTTGTATCCGAGGTGATGAACCCGTTTTTGAACCTTGTGACGAACTTAGGTTATTGTTGCGAGAACAAATTCGAATTTCGGATAAGAAAGCTGCGGAGTTGGCTGAAAGCCAGAAAATACTGAAGAGTTTCCTGCATCAAATTGAAAATAGCTCTTTTTAA
- a CDS encoding TPR end-of-group domain-containing protein, whose amino-acid sequence MLSGFVIAETPQKYSESDLLDRPLMERYILDELKALRSEQQSLEKRLTVQFTERELQVADKSLNYANVTVTYFFYIIAGVASLIALVGWQSLREFKNNTKEMADKRLDDIALEYEKKFLELERDLKRKTRIISQNNKDIEVINEIHNLWLRAQSMPTPEQRMEIYDEILRIRPGDLEAMTYKADAAMEIREYHWALSLCNRVLDLDELNGPALYQRACAYSRLGAEEQAIEDLEKAIQSSPSVRDHIYEEKDFEPLRGNPRFDNLIS is encoded by the coding sequence ATGTTGTCAGGCTTTGTCATTGCAGAAACTCCCCAGAAGTACTCCGAATCCGATCTGTTAGATAGGCCATTAATGGAGCGCTACATTTTGGATGAATTGAAAGCGCTAAGATCGGAACAGCAATCGCTAGAAAAGCGGCTTACTGTACAGTTTACCGAAAGAGAGTTGCAAGTAGCCGACAAGTCATTGAATTACGCAAATGTCACCGTAACCTATTTCTTCTACATCATTGCGGGTGTCGCTTCGCTTATTGCGTTGGTGGGCTGGCAATCACTCAGAGAATTTAAAAATAACACCAAAGAAATGGCGGATAAACGCTTGGACGATATCGCGCTGGAGTACGAGAAAAAATTCCTTGAACTTGAAAGAGACTTAAAACGCAAAACGCGCATTATTAGTCAGAATAACAAAGATATAGAAGTGATAAACGAGATCCACAACTTGTGGCTAAGAGCGCAAAGTATGCCGACGCCAGAGCAACGAATGGAGATCTACGACGAAATATTGCGTATTCGCCCCGGTGATTTAGAAGCAATGACATACAAAGCCGACGCAGCAATGGAAATTCGTGAATATCACTGGGCATTAAGCTTGTGTAATCGCGTTTTGGATCTCGACGAATTGAATGGTCCAGCCCTGTATCAGAGAGCCTGTGCGTATTCTCGTTTAGGTGCAGAAGAGCAAGCGATAGAAGACTTGGAAAAAGCCATCCAATCTAGCCCATCTGTTCGGGACCATATCTATGAAGAAAAAGATTTCGAACCTTTACGCGGTAACCCTCGATTCGATAACCTTATCTCGTGA
- a CDS encoding amidohydrolase encodes MKIYTPIAASFALVSSFCFASPDLILSHGNVISMTGVADRAQSIAIKDGNIIAVGSNIEMLQLKGENTVVRNLEGKTVVPGFIDSHGHFAQYIPLIESQFLYPAPMGNVNSLTDIGTAMKPYFDSQDPNQNILHVAFGYDDAELEENRHPTKEELDAISQGYAFCATHISGHLATCNTKGLAFIGYDNTTPDPAGGVIRRSEDGEMTGVLEESAVYAILNSLPETTKQDAIRKFTKVQDLFASYGITTAQEGLATLPAISAMKSMAEQNLLKIDLLAYAKWVDLEEASSLIPMKTSINGFTLAGIKLVGDGSPQGKTAYLSTPYYVPPHSHAYDYHGYPVLSQEEMNQWVETAYKMDAQILSHSNGDASADLLLNAVERADSIYGLKDRRTVVIHAQTTRLDQIKRMKENRMIPSFFPAHTYFWGDWHRDSVLGPWRASNISPMGWANSNELMFTIHMDAPVLFPDMMTNMWTAVNRVTRTGKTLGEHHKISPYQALEAITINSAYQNFEENEKGTIELGKRADLVLLDKDPLDIDPMSIKDVQVLETLKDGVSIYKK; translated from the coding sequence ATGAAAATATATACACCAATCGCCGCGAGCTTTGCCCTTGTCTCTTCTTTCTGTTTTGCGAGCCCTGATTTAATTTTGTCGCACGGTAATGTTATCTCAATGACGGGAGTAGCAGATCGTGCGCAGTCTATTGCTATAAAAGATGGGAACATAATAGCAGTCGGGAGCAATATCGAGATGCTTCAACTGAAAGGCGAGAATACTGTTGTGCGTAATCTCGAAGGAAAAACCGTCGTTCCCGGATTTATAGACTCGCATGGTCATTTCGCACAGTACATTCCCTTAATCGAAAGTCAGTTTCTCTACCCAGCGCCGATGGGCAATGTAAATTCATTGACCGACATCGGTACAGCGATGAAGCCTTATTTTGATTCTCAAGATCCTAACCAAAATATCTTGCATGTCGCCTTTGGTTACGATGATGCAGAGTTGGAAGAAAACCGGCACCCAACCAAAGAAGAACTCGATGCAATAAGCCAAGGATATGCGTTTTGCGCTACTCATATTTCGGGGCATTTAGCCACGTGTAACACAAAAGGTTTAGCATTTATCGGTTATGACAACACTACTCCCGATCCCGCAGGAGGGGTGATACGCCGTAGCGAAGATGGGGAAATGACGGGCGTTCTAGAGGAATCTGCCGTTTATGCAATTCTCAATAGCCTGCCAGAAACCACAAAACAAGACGCGATTAGAAAATTTACCAAGGTGCAAGACCTCTTTGCCAGTTATGGTATTACAACGGCACAAGAGGGGTTAGCGACGCTTCCTGCCATCTCTGCGATGAAATCGATGGCAGAACAAAATTTACTGAAAATTGATTTACTCGCGTACGCCAAGTGGGTGGATTTGGAAGAAGCATCGTCACTTATCCCCATGAAAACCAGCATAAATGGTTTTACGTTAGCCGGAATAAAACTCGTTGGGGATGGTTCACCTCAAGGCAAAACCGCGTATCTTTCTACCCCTTACTATGTGCCGCCACACAGCCACGCTTATGATTACCATGGCTATCCAGTTTTATCGCAGGAAGAGATGAACCAGTGGGTTGAAACGGCATACAAAATGGATGCGCAGATCCTAAGCCACAGCAATGGAGATGCCTCAGCAGACTTACTTCTCAATGCGGTTGAAAGGGCCGATTCAATCTACGGTTTGAAAGATCGCAGAACAGTGGTTATTCATGCCCAAACCACGCGACTTGATCAAATCAAGCGGATGAAAGAAAACAGAATGATTCCGTCGTTTTTTCCTGCCCATACATATTTTTGGGGAGACTGGCATCGTGACTCGGTTTTAGGTCCTTGGCGAGCCTCGAACATATCACCAATGGGGTGGGCAAACTCAAACGAACTCATGTTTACCATTCACATGGATGCTCCCGTGCTCTTTCCAGATATGATGACGAATATGTGGACAGCGGTTAACCGCGTGACACGCACAGGAAAAACACTTGGTGAGCATCATAAAATTAGCCCGTATCAAGCACTTGAAGCCATAACAATAAACAGCGCGTATCAAAATTTTGAAGAGAACGAGAAAGGCACCATAGAACTGGGTAAAAGGGCAGACTTAGTATTGTTAGACAAAGATCCGCTGGATATAGATCCCATGTCAATTAAAGATGTGCAGGTGTTAGAAACGCTAAAAGATGGTGTGAGCATCTACAAAAAGTAA
- a CDS encoding ATP-binding cassette domain-containing protein, with translation MNQSTAFRVNNLELKYQQNIIIESLSTTIQKGKMTALIGPNGCGKSTFLKSLVRLLKPSKGDVFLYGDKPVQGFKDKEYAAQVSLLPQTPIIPEGIAVKELVGYGRAPYLNAMGRLSVSDKQAVDEAMETTGVAELATRRVDELSGGQRQRVWIAMVLAQNTDIILLDEPTTYLDLSHQYELLDLMERLVKQGKTVVVVLHDLSQACRYADELIILKAGDLYAQGSPNTVFTENMLSEVFNLNARIILDPETQTPMAIPRAAKPIESIA, from the coding sequence ATGAATCAATCTACTGCATTCCGTGTGAACAACCTGGAATTAAAATACCAACAGAACATCATTATCGAGTCACTCAGCACCACTATTCAAAAGGGAAAAATGACGGCGCTGATTGGCCCGAATGGCTGTGGTAAATCGACCTTTTTGAAATCACTTGTCCGATTACTTAAGCCTTCTAAAGGGGATGTTTTTCTTTATGGCGACAAACCGGTTCAAGGTTTTAAGGATAAGGAATACGCCGCTCAGGTTTCTCTCCTACCCCAAACTCCAATTATTCCTGAAGGCATTGCAGTAAAAGAGCTAGTGGGATATGGGCGCGCACCTTATCTCAATGCCATGGGAAGGCTTTCAGTCTCAGACAAGCAAGCCGTAGACGAGGCAATGGAAACCACAGGCGTAGCCGAATTGGCGACGAGAAGGGTTGATGAACTTTCAGGAGGTCAACGACAGCGAGTTTGGATTGCTATGGTGTTGGCACAAAATACGGATATTATTTTGCTTGATGAACCGACAACGTATCTGGACTTGTCACACCAATACGAGCTGCTCGACTTGATGGAACGGCTTGTGAAACAAGGAAAAACCGTCGTTGTGGTGCTTCACGATCTTAGCCAAGCGTGCCGGTATGCCGATGAACTCATCATCTTAAAAGCGGGTGATTTGTACGCTCAAGGCTCACCAAACACTGTGTTTACTGAAAATATGCTTAGCGAGGTATTCAACCTAAACGCGCGCATTATTCTTGACCCAGAAACACAAACGCCAATGGCGATTCCGAGAGCGGCTAAGCCAATAGAAAGCATTGCTTAA